A single genomic interval of Eurosta solidaginis isolate ZX-2024a chromosome 3, ASM4086904v1, whole genome shotgun sequence harbors:
- the LOC137243682 gene encoding uncharacterized protein: MELPPKDTIIATNDLSAEAKVVHPIEQLSTSTTASSEIPLLKSSNQNLTSLQQKTPREKIHIQEVKTFRIDSNLLNKQIAHQGAQISLQNICQAIEQMPEPYVKNAFTKPPNLQTNQSVLKQTQPSLLISKQCHTPSNQIPQKHIFPPSQNPLNIPIKISHTPVINRPNAHATQEQFAKQTNQSLKPPKLKQFTKRLTLKDLEGKLYAEEQFVEFINEALYDNEELARKKVIALDNSDDEDEPKIEEKELEYLLEMRKTDTIAVQTDEAAEDRINCGFINISKCGPIRNFNLRCFYCDAEYPLSFWSVFTEHIMRTHFEMEEAYDKDDKDQPKEADETKSIASEMDVFHDLESVLSDDTIHEKVKVEKVEKVEKVEKVHAVSDAPDYINYNPKEEEILPEDFRHKVQYWDDSESDSDVEQKCMRLDCYEPLEDHCYTVDCFEKLNNKQFEDYIPINEISFIKTPRNIVIDFLDNLRGLPSLWQYRKRFTDNYEKELKVLLRVMKEKWQLNIKRRNMRKNLESIKSWFASMTLLKEQQSQQFHKHTFIEYYNKCAEYLTHALTKEPLSVKCEMCNLVCSDIITLQVHKFRRHAVGQLPYGCNKCDKRFDFIYKLINHIQTHIRSVKTKKKEEMKGINKEEKKMINEPKLPIMLPPPPAPAPIINFHCFECEENFSCENEYNRHLDIHPKGNCPYFCDECGRRFKSVPQLNVHKNRHQPPKYQCELCPKKFYTIFKFRMHTDGHKGIYHYMCEWCGRTFLLQKDYMEHRRYQHMGYGLCKICNREYKHYFIYTRHMKTQHKVTFGTNEELNQRRRPNAKGRPVLKNRKYERIIDPVTQKQRLKCPKCDESFVRYETALKHLREFHKCHVPRKQRRHSEIRTLPKVYKKRVRSKKAKNVAVDISTDEAAAAVNAISEFTNVKLENTDYDNYELGPSTCGINVITGDKNATGISFEKFINDISVKNSFSFQSTSNMLGMYHQAGIEKVEVPLAKVEDFDGSGYEFMLNANNPVVKFA, encoded by the exons ATGGAGCTGCCACCAAAAGACACCATCATTGCAACAAACGATCTATCTGCAGAGGCCAAAGTTGTTCATCCCATAGAGCAGCTTTCAACCAGTACAACTGCCTCGAGTGAAATACCTCTGCTCAAGTCTAGTAATCAAAATTTAACATCGTTACAACAAAAGACGCCACGTGAAAAAATACACATACAGGAAGTTAAAACTTTTCGAATAGACTCAAATTTGCTAAATAAGCAAATTGCACACCAAGGTGCACAGATATCGTTGCAGAATATATGTCAGGCGATTGAACAAATGCCGGAGCCATATGTAAAAAATGCGTTTACAAAACCTCCCAATTTACAAACAAATCAATCTGTTTTAAAGCAAACTCAACCATCATTGTTAATTTCAAAACAGTGTCATACACCATCAAATCAAATacctcagaaacacatttttccaCCATCACAAAATCCCTTAAATATTCCAATAAAAATTTCACATACACCAGTTATCAATAGGCCTAACGCTCACGCTACTCAGGAACAATTCGCAAAACAGACGAACCAATCGTTAAAGCCACCGAAGCTCAAACAATTTACAAAGCGTCTAACACTGAAAGACTTGGAGGGAAAATTGTATGCGGAGGAACAATTTGTTGAATT TATAAATGAAGCTTTATATGATAACGAGGAGTTGGCGCGAAAAAAGGTTATTGCGCTGGACAACTCTGATGATGAAGACGAGCCTAAAATTGAAGAAAAAGAACTTGA GTATTTACTAGAAATGCGAAAAACCGACACAATTGCAGTTCAAACAGATGAAGC tgcTGAGGATCGTATTAATTGCGGatttataaatatttcaaaatgcgGACCTATTCGAAATTTTAATCTTCGTTGCTTTTATTGTGATGCTGAATATCCATTATCTTTTTGGTCCGTATTTACAGAACATATAATGAGAACACATTTTGAAATGGAAGAAGCTTATGATAAAGACGACAAAGATCAGCCTAAAGAAGCGGACGAGACAAAATCTATCGCATCTGAAATGGATGTTTTTCATGATCTAGAAAGTGTTCTTAGTGATGACACAATACATGAAAAAGTGAAGGTAGAAAAGGTAGAAAAAGTAGAAAAGGTAGAAAAGGTGCATGCTGTGTCTGATGCACCTGATTATATTAACTATAATCCTAAAGAAGAGGAAATTTTACCAGAGGACTTTAGACACAAAGTACAATATTGGGATGATTCGGAAAGCGACAGTGATGTTGAACAAAAGTGCATGCGCTTAGATTGTTATGAACCACTGGAAGATCACTGCTACACTGTAGATTGTTTTGAA aaattaaACAATAAACAGTTCGAAGATTATATTCCTATAAATGAG ATTAGTTTCATCAAAACACCCCGCAATATTGTGATAGATTTTTTGGATAATTTGAGAGGCCTTCCTAGTTTATGGCAATATCGCAAAAGATTTACCGACAATTATGAGAAAGAGCTTAAAGTTCTATTGCGTGTAATGAAAGAGAAATGGCAATTGAATATCaaaaggagaaatatgcgaaaaaatttagaaagtataaaatcTTGGTTCGCTAGTATGACACTATTAAAAGAACAGCAAAGCCAACAATTTCATAAACACACTTTTATCGAGTACTATAACAAATGTGCAGAATATCTCACGCATGCGCTTACAAAGGAGCCATTATCGGTTAAATGTGAAATGTGTAATCTGGTTTGTTCTGATATTATCACACTGCAAGTCCACAAATTTCGTAGGCATGCAGTGGGTCAATTACCATATGGTTGCAATAAGTGCGACAAACGCTTCGATTTTATATATAAACTAATTAatcacatacaaacacatataaGAAGTgtaaaaactaagaaaaaggAAGAGATGAAAGGAATAAATAAGGAAGAGAAGAAAATGATTAACGAACCAAAACTACCCATCATGCTACCACCACCACCCGCACCGGCACCCATAATAAACTTTCACTGTTTTGAATGTGAAGAAAATTTCAGCTGTGAGAATGAATACAACAGACATTTGGATATACATCCTAAGGGAAATTGTCCGTATTTTTGTGATGAATGTGGACGCCGATTTAAAAGTGTTCCACAACTAAATGTACATAAAAACCGTCATCAACCGCCCAAATATCAATGCGAGCTTTGTCCGAAAAAATTCTATACCATATTTAAATTTAGAATGCATACAGATGGGCATAAAGGTATATATCATTATATGTGTGAATGGTGTGGTCGAACATTTTTGTTACAAAAAGATTATATGGAACATCGTCGTTACCAACATATGGGCTATGGACTTTGTAAAATTTGTAATCGTGAATATAAACACTATTTTATATATACTAGACATATGAAGACTCAGCATAAAGTAACATTTGGTACAAACGAAGAACTAAATCAGCGTAGAAGACCTAATGCAAAAGGTAGACCTGTCTTAAAAAATAGAAAGTATGAACGTATAATAGATCCAGTAACGCAAAAACAACGTCTCAAATGTCCAAAATGTGATGAAAGTTTTGTGAGATATGAGACGGCGCTTAAACACCTTAGAGAATTTCACAAATGTCATGTACCTCGAAAACAAAGACGACATTCAGAAATTAGGACATTACCGAAAGTATATAAGAAACGTGTGCGTAGCAAGAAAGCTAAGAATGTCGCTGTTGATATAAGCACCGATGAAGCGGCAGCAGCTGTTAATGCCATTTCAGAATTTACAAACGTTAAACTCGAAAATACTGATTATGATAATTATGAACTTGGCCCAAGCACATGTGGCATCAATGTAATCACGGGTGACAAAAATGCAACAGGAATTTCATTTGAAaagtttattaatgatatttctgTGAAAAATAGTTTTTCTTTTCAATCTACCAGTAATATGTTAGGCATGTACCACCAAGCAGGCATTGAAAAAGTGGAGGTACCATTGGCCAAAGTCGAAGATTTTGATGGTAGCGGCTATGAGTTTATGTTGAACGCTAATAATCCAGTGGTAAAATTTGCATAG